A genomic region of Arvicola amphibius chromosome 7, mArvAmp1.2, whole genome shotgun sequence contains the following coding sequences:
- the LOC119819387 gene encoding heterogeneous nuclear ribonucleoprotein A3-like: MEVKPLSGRPQPDSGRRRCRGEEGHDPKEPEQLRKLFIGGLSFETTDDSLREHFEKWGTLTDCVVMRDPQTKRSRGFGFVTYSCVEEVDAAMCARPHKVDGRVVEPKRAVSREDSLKPGAHLTVKKIFVGGIKEDTEEYNLRDYFEKYGKIETIEVLEDRQSGKKRGFAFVTFDDHDTDDKIVVRKYHIINGHNCEVKKALSIQEMQSAGSQRGRGGGSGNFMGRGGNFGGGGGNFGHGGNFRGRGGCGGGGGGSRGGYGGGDGGCNGFGGDGGNYGGGPGYSSRGGYGGGGPGYGNQGGGYGGEGGGYDGYNEGGNFGGSNYGGGNYNDSGNYSGQQQSNYGPMKGGSFGGRSSGSPHGGGYGSGGGSGGYASRRF, from the coding sequence ATGGAGGTAAAACCGCTGTCCGGTCGCCCCCAGCCTGATTCTGGCCGTCGCCGCTGCCGGGGGGAGGAGGGCCATGATCCAAAGGAACCAGAACAGTTGAGGAAACTGTTTATTGGTGGTCTTAGCTTTGAAACCACAGATGATAGCTTAAGAGAACATTTTGAGAAATGGGGCACACTTACAGACTGTGTGGTAATGAGAGATCCCCAAACAAAACGTTCCAGGGGCTTTGGTTTTGTGACCTACTCTTGTGTTGAAGAGGTGGATGCTGCAATGTGTGCTCGGCCACACAAAGTTGATGGGCGTGTGGTGGAACCAAAGAGAGCCGTTTCTAGAGAGGATTCTCTAAAGCCTGGTGCCCATTTAACAGTGAAGAAAATCTTTGTTGGTGGTATTAAAGAGGATACAGAAGAGTATAACCTGAGAGACTACTTTGAAAAGTATGGCAAGATTGAAACCATAGAAGTTCTGGAAGACAGGCAgagtgggaaaaagagaggatttgcttttgtgacTTTTGATGACCATGACACAGATGATAAAATTGTTGTTCGGAAATACCACATTATTAATGGGCATAATTGTGAAGTGAAAAAGGCCCTTTCTATACAAGAGATGCAGTCTGCTGGATCACAGAGAGGCCGTGGAGGTGGATCTGGCAATTTTATGGGTCGTGGAGGAAActttggaggtggtggaggtaaTTTTGGTCATGGGGGAAACTTTCGTGGAAGAGGCGgctgtggtggtggaggtggtggcagcagaggtggttatggaggtggtgatggtggatgTAATGGATTTGGAGGGGATGGTGGCAACTACGGTGGTGGTCCTGGCTACAGCAGTAGAGGAGGCTATGGTGGTGGTGGACCAGGCTATGGAAACCAGGGTGGTGGATATGGTGGTGAGGGAGGAGGATATGACGGTTACAATGAAGGAGGAAATTTTGGTGGCAGTAACTATGGTGGTGGGAACTATAATGACTCTGGAAATTATAGTGGACAACAGCAATCAAATTATGGACCCATGAAAGGGGGCAGTTTTGGTGGAAGAAGCTCAGGCAGTCCCCATGGTGGTGGCTATGGATCAGGTGGTGGAAGTGGTGGATATGCCAgcagaaggttttaa